The Methylobacterium sp. PvR107 genome contains a region encoding:
- a CDS encoding glycogen/starch/alpha-glucan phosphorylase, translated as MLNDVLIRPAPQEASRDERASEAPAPAPWTVPALSASGDAVVDLRESIRAKLTFALGRTPETARPRDWFVATALGLRERVVAAALASERGVPNKRVYYLSLEFLIGRLMSDALNNLGLTETTRAALRELGVDLDAVQEAEPDAALGNGGLGRLAACFMESMASIGIPAMGYGIRYDHGLFRQSFEDGWQREAPETWLAEGNPWEFARPEATYTIGFGGTVTLSSPEEGVIRRHWQPAEAVRAVAHDVPVVGWRGRHVNALRLWKAEAGEPIDLARFNGGDHVGAVAARMRAEAISRVLYPSDSSAEGQELRLRQEYFFTAASIQDLVARHVAERGDVRSLPDHAAIQLNDTHPAIAVPELMRVLLDVYGLSWEDAWHVTTHTLHYTNHTLLPEALETWPVELMERLLPRHMQIIYLINWMHLEEQAKHGRQDAAYLASISLIDESHGRRVRMGHLAFHGARRVNGVSALHTDLMRSTVFSDLHALDPDKIVNKTNGITFRRWLHNANPGLTRLAVETVGAGVLDNPELLRGLEAHAEDPAFVARYAAVRRERKEALAALIAERTGIDVDPDALFDIQVKRIHEYKRQLLNVIETVALYQAIKAEPHRDWTPRVKIFAGKAAPSYVRAKLIIKLACDVAKAVNDDPEVAGRLKVVFLPNYSVSLAESIIPAADLSEQISTAGMEASGTGNMKFALNGALTVGTLDGANIEIRDHVGADNIFIFGLEADGVRARQAEADYAARAIQASPRLAAALDMIASGRFSPEEPGRFRPLTDDLRQHDQYLLTADFDAYWRVQRSIDAAWRDPRGWWAKAIRNTARMAWFSSDRAMREYAQEIWRVRLG; from the coding sequence GTGTTGAACGATGTTCTGATCCGACCCGCCCCCCAGGAGGCCTCGCGCGACGAGCGCGCTTCGGAGGCGCCGGCGCCTGCTCCTTGGACCGTCCCGGCGCTCTCCGCAAGCGGCGATGCCGTGGTCGATTTGCGGGAATCGATCCGCGCCAAACTCACCTTCGCGCTGGGCCGCACGCCCGAGACCGCCCGCCCGCGCGACTGGTTCGTGGCGACCGCGCTGGGCCTGCGCGAGCGGGTCGTGGCGGCGGCGCTGGCGTCGGAGCGCGGCGTGCCGAACAAGCGCGTCTACTACCTGTCGCTGGAATTCCTGATCGGCCGGCTGATGTCGGACGCCCTGAACAATCTCGGCCTCACCGAGACCACCCGGGCGGCGCTCCGGGAGCTCGGGGTCGATCTCGACGCCGTGCAGGAGGCCGAGCCCGACGCGGCTCTGGGCAATGGCGGCCTCGGGCGGCTCGCCGCCTGCTTCATGGAGAGCATGGCCAGCATCGGCATCCCGGCCATGGGCTACGGCATCCGCTACGACCACGGCCTGTTCCGCCAGTCCTTCGAGGACGGCTGGCAGCGCGAGGCGCCGGAGACCTGGCTCGCAGAGGGCAACCCCTGGGAATTCGCCCGGCCCGAGGCGACCTACACGATCGGCTTCGGCGGCACCGTGACGCTGTCCTCGCCGGAGGAGGGGGTGATCCGGCGCCACTGGCAGCCGGCCGAGGCCGTGCGGGCGGTGGCCCACGACGTGCCGGTGGTCGGCTGGCGCGGGCGGCACGTCAATGCGCTCCGCCTGTGGAAGGCCGAGGCCGGCGAGCCGATCGACCTCGCCCGCTTCAACGGCGGCGACCATGTCGGGGCGGTCGCGGCGCGGATGCGCGCCGAGGCGATCTCGCGGGTGCTCTATCCGAGCGATTCCTCGGCCGAGGGCCAGGAGCTGCGCCTGCGCCAGGAATACTTCTTCACCGCGGCCTCGATCCAGGATCTGGTGGCCCGGCACGTGGCCGAGCGCGGCGACGTGCGGTCCCTGCCCGACCACGCCGCCATCCAGCTCAACGACACGCACCCGGCGATCGCGGTGCCGGAGCTGATGCGCGTCCTGCTCGACGTCTACGGCCTCTCCTGGGAGGATGCCTGGCACGTCACCACCCACACCCTGCACTACACGAACCACACCCTCCTGCCCGAGGCGCTGGAGACCTGGCCGGTGGAGCTGATGGAGCGGCTGCTGCCGCGCCACATGCAGATCATCTACCTGATCAACTGGATGCACCTGGAGGAGCAGGCCAAGCACGGCCGTCAGGACGCCGCCTACCTCGCGTCGATCTCGCTGATCGACGAATCGCACGGGCGGCGGGTGCGGATGGGGCACCTCGCCTTCCACGGCGCGCGCCGGGTCAACGGCGTCTCGGCGCTGCACACCGACCTGATGCGCTCGACGGTCTTCTCCGACCTGCACGCGCTGGATCCCGACAAGATCGTCAACAAGACCAACGGCATCACCTTCCGCCGCTGGCTGCACAACGCCAATCCGGGCCTCACCCGGCTCGCCGTGGAGACGGTGGGCGCCGGCGTGCTGGACAACCCCGAGCTGCTCCGGGGCCTCGAGGCCCATGCCGAGGATCCGGCCTTCGTGGCGCGCTACGCGGCGGTGCGCCGGGAGCGCAAGGAGGCGCTCGCCGCCCTCATCGCCGAGCGCACCGGCATCGACGTCGATCCGGACGCGCTGTTCGACATCCAGGTCAAGCGCATCCACGAGTACAAGCGCCAGCTCCTCAACGTGATCGAGACCGTGGCGCTCTACCAGGCGATCAAGGCCGAGCCGCACCGGGACTGGACGCCCCGGGTGAAGATCTTCGCCGGCAAGGCGGCGCCGAGCTACGTCCGGGCCAAGCTGATCATCAAGCTCGCCTGCGACGTCGCCAAGGCGGTCAACGACGATCCCGAGGTCGCGGGCCGGCTGAAGGTGGTGTTCCTGCCGAACTATTCGGTGAGCCTCGCCGAGTCGATCATCCCGGCCGCGGATCTCTCCGAGCAGATCTCCACCGCCGGCATGGAGGCCTCGGGCACCGGCAACATGAAGTTCGCCCTCAACGGCGCGCTCACGGTGGGCACCCTCGACGGCGCCAACATCGAGATTCGCGACCATGTCGGGGCGGACAACATCTTCATCTTCGGCCTGGAGGCCGACGGCGTCCGCGCCCGGCAGGCCGAGGCGGATTACGCGGCCCGGGCGATCCAGGCCTCCCCGCGTCTCGCTGCGGCCCTCGACATGATCGCCTCGGGGCGGTTCTCGCCGGAGGAGCCGGGCCGGTTCCGGCCTCTCACCGACGACCTGCGCCAGCACGACCAGTACCTGCTGACCGCCGATTTCGACGCTTACTGGCGGGTCCAGCGGTCGATCGACGCCGCGTGGCGCGATCCGCGCGGCTGGTGGGCCAAGGCGATCCGCAACACCGCCCGGATGGCGTGGTTCTCCTCCGACCGGGCGATGCGCGAATACGCCCAGGAGATCTGGCGGGTCCGGCTGGGCTGA
- the glgB gene encoding 1,4-alpha-glucan branching protein GlgB — protein MTAIDETFATRVDPEAATARTADVPGSGTEAAAPSVHPDAIAALMAASHGDPFAVLGPHRVGPKAWEVRAVLPEARAATLVMDGRTVPFEKRHPDGFWVAKAEGEHRPLYEIEVESWDGTKRRRYDPYGFGSSIEQYDVASLREVGTNLVYRMLGAQSGQLDGIDGFRFAVWAPNARKVSVVGDFNDWDGRRHPMRLWQDGGIWELFVPGLKAGARYKFEIRGPDGSLVPLKADPVAFAAQHPPETASVTHGSGEFDWRDSGWMSTRGAKDPRHAAISVYEVHLGSWARVPEEGNRYLTYRELGERLIPYVKDMGFTHIEMLPITEFPFDGSWGYQPVSLFAPTSRFGTPEDFAAFVDAAHEAGIGVLLDWVPGHFPLDAHGLGLFDGTHLYEHADPRQGFHQDWGTYIYNFGRTEVATFLAANARFWLEHYHLDGLRVDAVASMLYLDYSRRQGEWIPNRYGGNENLDAIDFLRKTNEATYSHAPGTITVAEESTSWPGVSHPTYTGGLGFGFKWNMGWMHDTLHFMQEDPIHRRYHHHNLTFGLLYAFSENFVLPLSHDEVVHGKGSLLGKMPGDRWQKFANLRAYYGFMWGHPGKKLLFMGGEFGQEREWNHDTSLDWHHLDDPLHKGVQSVVRDLNRLYVSTPALYSRDVEHTGFQWLVADDQDNSVIAWARKGAKPGEVAIVVSNFTPVPREGYRIGVPQAGFYREAFNSDAGAYGGSNLGNQGGCHTDDQASHGQKQSLSLTLPPLATMIFLLEG, from the coding sequence ATGACGGCGATCGACGAGACCTTCGCAACGCGGGTCGACCCGGAAGCGGCGACGGCGCGGACCGCGGATGTCCCGGGCTCCGGCACCGAGGCTGCGGCGCCGAGCGTCCATCCGGACGCGATCGCGGCGCTGATGGCCGCCAGCCACGGCGATCCGTTCGCGGTGCTCGGGCCCCACCGGGTCGGGCCCAAGGCCTGGGAGGTGCGCGCCGTGCTGCCCGAGGCCCGGGCCGCCACCCTGGTGATGGACGGCCGGACCGTGCCGTTCGAGAAGCGCCACCCGGACGGGTTCTGGGTCGCCAAGGCCGAGGGCGAGCACCGGCCGCTCTACGAGATCGAGGTCGAGTCCTGGGACGGCACCAAGCGCCGCCGCTACGACCCCTACGGCTTCGGCTCGTCGATCGAGCAGTACGACGTCGCCTCCCTGCGCGAGGTCGGCACCAACCTCGTCTACCGGATGCTCGGCGCCCAGTCGGGGCAGCTCGACGGCATCGACGGCTTCCGTTTCGCGGTCTGGGCCCCGAATGCCCGCAAGGTCAGCGTGGTCGGCGACTTCAACGACTGGGACGGGCGCCGCCACCCGATGCGCCTTTGGCAGGACGGCGGCATCTGGGAGCTGTTCGTGCCCGGCCTCAAGGCCGGCGCGCGCTACAAGTTCGAGATCCGCGGGCCCGACGGGTCCCTGGTCCCGCTCAAGGCCGACCCGGTCGCCTTCGCGGCCCAGCACCCGCCGGAGACCGCCTCGGTCACCCATGGGTCGGGCGAGTTCGACTGGCGCGATTCCGGCTGGATGAGCACCCGCGGCGCCAAGGATCCGCGCCACGCGGCGATCTCGGTCTACGAGGTCCATCTCGGCTCCTGGGCGCGGGTGCCCGAAGAGGGCAACCGCTACCTGACCTACCGCGAGCTCGGCGAGCGGCTGATCCCCTACGTCAAGGATATGGGCTTCACCCATATCGAGATGCTGCCGATCACCGAGTTCCCGTTCGACGGATCCTGGGGCTACCAGCCGGTCTCGCTGTTCGCGCCGACCAGCCGCTTCGGCACGCCGGAGGACTTCGCCGCCTTCGTGGACGCCGCCCACGAGGCCGGCATCGGCGTGCTGCTCGACTGGGTGCCGGGCCACTTCCCGCTCGACGCCCACGGGCTCGGCCTGTTCGACGGCACCCACCTCTACGAGCACGCCGACCCGCGCCAGGGCTTCCACCAGGATTGGGGCACCTACATCTACAATTTCGGGCGGACCGAGGTCGCGACCTTCCTCGCCGCCAACGCCCGGTTCTGGCTGGAGCATTACCACCTCGACGGCCTGCGGGTGGATGCCGTCGCGTCGATGCTCTACCTCGACTATTCCCGCCGCCAGGGCGAGTGGATCCCGAACCGCTACGGCGGCAACGAGAACCTCGACGCGATCGATTTCCTGCGCAAGACCAACGAGGCGACCTACAGCCACGCGCCGGGGACGATCACGGTGGCCGAGGAATCGACCTCTTGGCCCGGCGTCTCGCACCCGACCTACACGGGCGGCCTGGGCTTCGGCTTCAAGTGGAACATGGGCTGGATGCACGACACCCTGCATTTCATGCAGGAGGATCCGATCCATCGCCGTTACCACCACCACAACCTGACCTTCGGGCTGCTCTACGCCTTCTCGGAGAATTTCGTCCTGCCGCTCTCCCACGACGAGGTCGTGCACGGGAAGGGCTCGCTGCTCGGCAAGATGCCGGGCGACCGCTGGCAGAAATTCGCGAACCTCCGGGCCTATTACGGCTTCATGTGGGGGCATCCCGGCAAGAAGCTGCTGTTCATGGGCGGCGAGTTCGGCCAGGAGCGGGAGTGGAACCACGACACCAGCCTGGACTGGCACCACCTCGACGACCCGCTGCACAAGGGCGTGCAGAGCGTGGTGCGCGATCTCAACCGGCTCTACGTCTCGACGCCGGCCCTCTACAGCCGCGATGTCGAGCATACCGGCTTCCAGTGGCTGGTGGCGGACGATCAGGACAACAGCGTGATCGCCTGGGCCCGCAAGGGCGCCAAGCCCGGCGAGGTCGCCATCGTGGTCTCGAACTTCACGCCGGTGCCGCGCGAGGGCTACCGGATCGGCGTGCCGCAGGCCGGCTTCTACCGGGAGGCGTTCAACTCGGATGCCGGGGCGTATGGCGGCTCCAACCTGGGCAACCAGGGCGGTTGCCACACCGACGACCAAGCGAGCCACGGCCAGAAGCAGAGCCTGTCGCTGACCCTGCCGCCGCTCGCCACGATGATCTTTTTGCTGGAGGGGTGA
- a CDS encoding alpha-amylase family glycosyl hydrolase, whose translation MTDTVWWKRGTVYQVYPRSFQDTNGDGVGDLPGITARLDYLAWLGVDAVWISPVYPSPMADFGYDVADYCGIDPLFGTLADFDALVAEAHRRKLKVILDFVPNHSSIAHQWFAESRSSRTSPKRDWYIWRDPAPGGGPPNNWLSNFGGPAWTFDAATGQYYYHAFLAEQPDLNWRNPAVRAAMHDVLRFWLERGVDGFRVDVIWHLMKDAGFRDNPANPDYAPGAPEINRFTQVYSADRPEIFDVIAGMRAVLRQYGERVLIGEIYLPVERLVAYYGPDLTGADLPFNFQLIQTPWRADAVADLVAQYEAALPEGGWPNWVLGNHDQPRIAARVGADQARIAAMLLLTLRGTPTLYYGDEIGLGHVPIPPERARDPWEHNEPGHGRDPERTPMQWDDSPQAGFSTAEPWLPLAEDWTTRNVESQRSDPGSMLTLHRRLLGLRRDHPALAVGGYRPVPLGIAEVFAYERFADAAVLRVLLNFGAVAQELPLPEGGWTVLLSTHAGRAGETAGLTLALGPAEGVILRRDG comes from the coding sequence ATGACCGACACCGTCTGGTGGAAGCGCGGGACCGTCTACCAAGTCTACCCCCGTTCCTTTCAGGACACGAACGGCGACGGCGTCGGCGATCTGCCGGGGATCACGGCGCGCCTGGATTACCTGGCTTGGCTCGGGGTCGACGCCGTGTGGATCTCGCCGGTCTACCCCTCGCCCATGGCGGATTTCGGCTACGACGTGGCCGATTATTGCGGGATCGACCCGCTGTTCGGCACGCTGGCCGATTTCGACGCGCTGGTCGCCGAGGCCCACCGGCGGAAGTTGAAGGTGATCCTCGACTTCGTGCCGAACCATTCCTCGATCGCGCATCAATGGTTCGCGGAGAGCCGGTCGTCGCGCACGAGCCCGAAGCGGGACTGGTATATCTGGCGCGACCCCGCGCCGGGCGGCGGTCCGCCCAACAACTGGCTGTCGAATTTCGGCGGCCCGGCCTGGACCTTCGACGCGGCCACCGGCCAGTACTACTACCACGCCTTCCTGGCCGAGCAGCCGGACCTGAACTGGCGCAACCCCGCGGTGCGGGCGGCCATGCACGACGTGCTGCGCTTCTGGCTGGAGCGCGGGGTCGACGGGTTCCGGGTCGACGTGATCTGGCACCTGATGAAGGATGCGGGCTTCCGCGACAACCCGGCCAATCCCGACTACGCGCCGGGCGCGCCCGAGATCAACCGCTTCACCCAGGTCTACTCCGCCGACCGGCCTGAGATCTTCGACGTGATCGCCGGGATGCGGGCGGTGCTGCGCCAGTACGGCGAGCGGGTGCTGATCGGCGAGATCTACCTGCCGGTGGAGCGGCTGGTCGCCTATTACGGCCCGGACCTCACCGGCGCCGACCTGCCGTTCAATTTCCAGCTGATCCAGACCCCGTGGCGGGCCGACGCGGTGGCCGACCTCGTGGCGCAGTACGAGGCGGCCCTGCCCGAGGGCGGCTGGCCGAACTGGGTGCTGGGCAATCACGACCAGCCGCGCATCGCCGCCCGCGTCGGGGCCGATCAGGCCCGCATCGCCGCGATGCTGCTCCTGACCCTGCGGGGCACGCCGACCCTCTATTACGGCGACGAGATCGGCCTCGGCCACGTGCCGATCCCGCCGGAGCGCGCCCGCGACCCGTGGGAGCACAACGAGCCCGGGCACGGCCGCGATCCGGAGCGCACGCCGATGCAGTGGGACGACAGCCCGCAGGCCGGATTTTCCACGGCCGAGCCCTGGCTGCCGCTGGCTGAGGACTGGACGACCCGCAATGTCGAGAGCCAGCGCTCCGACCCTGGCTCGATGCTGACCCTGCATCGGCGGCTGCTCGGCCTGCGCCGCGACCACCCGGCACTCGCCGTGGGCGGCTACCGGCCGGTGCCGCTGGGGATCGCGGAGGTGTTCGCCTACGAGCGCTTCGCCGACGCCGCCGTTCTGCGCGTGCTCCTGAATTTCGGCGCGGTGGCGCAGGAACTGCCGCTGCCCGAGGGCGGCTGGACCGTGCTGCTCTCGACCCATGCGGGGCGCGCGGGCGAGACGGCCGGCCTGACCCTGGCGCTGGGACCCGCCGAGGGGGTGATCCTGCGCCGCGACGGGTGA
- the glgA gene encoding glycogen synthase GlgA — MLDARRGGSFAEWSSSEEDGVVPVSVPARPASLRRRILYATPEMADFVKTGGLGEVSAALPRALVPHYDIRVLIPGYRQVRAAFPEIPVIARLEGFAGIPACDLGLVEAVDGLRIYVLLSPDLYERDGTPYGDQQGDFGDNDLRFARLSLAAAELAAGIDPDWAADLLHLNDWQAALAPAYLAWRGRRVPSVLTIHNLAYQGLFPRDALPRLGVPESAFQVDGAEFYGQLSFLKAGIFYASQVTTVSQTYAREIQTAEMGCGLDGLLRTRAGQGRLAGILNGIDETWDPSADPHLATRFEVDDWKGKRANAEAVRQQFGLAVSRGPLFAIVSRLVHQKGIDLSLQAAEAIVAEGGQLVVIGQGEGRFEQALRGLAKRHPDAVGVHVGFEEAQARRMFAGSDFLLMPSRFEPCGLAQMYAQRFGSLPIVRRTGGLADTVEDGVTGFTFADASAASFGAAVRRALEAFGQKKRLNAMRRRAMSARFGWDQAADNYAGLYGRAIGNSTALRWRAA; from the coding sequence ATGCTCGATGCGCGCCGTGGTGGTTCCTTCGCCGAGTGGTCATCGAGCGAAGAGGACGGCGTCGTTCCCGTATCGGTTCCGGCCCGTCCCGCCTCCCTGCGCCGCCGCATCCTCTACGCCACGCCCGAGATGGCCGATTTCGTGAAGACCGGCGGTCTCGGCGAGGTCTCGGCCGCCCTGCCCCGGGCCCTGGTGCCGCATTACGACATCCGCGTGCTGATCCCCGGCTACCGGCAGGTCCGCGCGGCGTTCCCTGAGATCCCGGTCATCGCCCGCCTCGAGGGCTTCGCGGGAATCCCGGCCTGCGACCTCGGCCTGGTCGAGGCGGTCGACGGCCTGCGCATCTACGTCCTGCTCAGCCCCGACCTCTACGAGCGCGACGGCACGCCCTATGGCGACCAGCAGGGTGATTTCGGCGACAACGACCTGCGCTTCGCCCGTCTCAGCCTCGCGGCGGCCGAACTTGCCGCCGGCATCGATCCCGACTGGGCGGCCGACCTGCTGCACCTCAACGACTGGCAGGCTGCTCTGGCCCCCGCCTACCTCGCCTGGCGCGGCCGGCGGGTTCCCAGCGTGCTGACGATCCACAACCTCGCCTATCAGGGCCTGTTTCCCCGGGACGCCCTGCCCCGCCTCGGCGTGCCGGAATCGGCCTTCCAGGTCGACGGTGCCGAGTTCTACGGCCAGCTCTCCTTCCTGAAGGCCGGCATCTTCTACGCCTCGCAGGTCACCACGGTGAGCCAGACCTACGCGCGGGAGATCCAGACCGCCGAGATGGGCTGCGGCCTCGACGGGCTGCTGCGCACCCGCGCCGGCCAGGGCCGGCTCGCCGGCATCCTCAACGGCATCGACGAGACCTGGGACCCGAGCGCCGACCCGCACCTCGCGACGCGCTTCGAGGTCGATGACTGGAAGGGCAAGCGCGCCAATGCCGAGGCGGTGCGCCAGCAATTCGGCCTGGCCGTCTCCCGCGGGCCGCTCTTCGCCATCGTGTCGCGGCTCGTCCACCAGAAGGGCATCGACCTGAGCCTGCAGGCGGCCGAGGCCATCGTGGCCGAGGGCGGCCAGCTCGTGGTGATCGGCCAGGGCGAGGGCCGGTTCGAGCAGGCGCTCCGCGGACTCGCCAAGCGCCATCCCGACGCGGTCGGGGTCCATGTCGGCTTCGAGGAGGCGCAGGCCCGGCGGATGTTCGCCGGCAGCGACTTCCTGCTGATGCCCTCGCGCTTCGAGCCCTGCGGGCTGGCGCAGATGTACGCGCAGCGCTTCGGCTCCCTGCCGATCGTGCGCCGGACCGGGGGCTTGGCCGACACCGTCGAGGACGGGGTGACGGGCTTCACCTTCGCGGACGCCTCGGCGGCGTCCTTCGGCGCGGCGGTCCGCCGGGCGCTGGAGGCCTTCGGCCAGAAGAAGCGCCTCAACGCCATGCGGCGGCGCGCTATGTCGGCCCGGTTCGGCTGGGACCAGGCCGCCGACAACTATGCCGGGCTCTATGGCCGGGCCATCGGCAACAGCACGGCTTTGCGCTGGCGGGCGGCGTAG